Proteins encoded in a region of the Mesoflavibacter profundi genome:
- the xerD gene encoding site-specific tyrosine recombinase XerD — protein MNWQQASNNYRNYLKLERGLSDNTINSYALDIYKLKNYIEDNHLTVTPITISKTEIKDFIYSSAKQLNARSQSRLISGLKGFFNYLVFENLRETNPLDTIDSPKIGRKIPDTLSEVEINKLIDAIDLSHPQGERNRAIIELLYSCGLRVSELINLKISDLFFEEGFINVTGKGDKQRFVPIVDDTKKYINIYKDQIRIHTKINPKDQDILFLNRRGNQLTRAMIFTIVKNLAVKINLNKSISPHTFRHSFATHLLENGADLRAIQLMLGHESITTTEIYTHLDRSHLTQVINNFHPRK, from the coding sequence ATGAATTGGCAACAAGCATCTAATAATTATAGGAATTACCTTAAACTAGAGAGAGGTTTGTCCGACAATACAATTAATAGTTATGCTTTAGATATTTATAAACTTAAAAACTACATAGAAGATAACCATCTAACTGTTACGCCTATTACAATAAGTAAAACTGAAATTAAAGATTTTATATATTCTTCTGCAAAACAATTAAATGCAAGATCACAATCAAGATTAATTTCTGGATTAAAAGGTTTTTTTAACTATTTAGTTTTTGAAAATTTAAGAGAAACTAATCCTTTAGATACAATAGATTCGCCTAAAATTGGGAGAAAAATACCTGATACTTTAAGTGAAGTTGAAATCAATAAATTGATAGATGCTATTGATTTAAGCCATCCACAAGGAGAAAGAAATCGCGCAATAATAGAACTTTTATATAGTTGTGGCTTGCGTGTATCTGAGCTAATCAACTTAAAAATTTCTGATTTATTTTTTGAAGAAGGGTTTATTAATGTAACAGGTAAAGGTGATAAACAAAGATTTGTACCAATTGTAGACGACACAAAAAAATACATAAACATTTACAAAGATCAAATTAGAATACATACTAAGATAAACCCAAAAGATCAGGATATATTATTTTTAAACAGAAGAGGCAACCAATTAACAAGAGCAATGATTTTTACAATTGTAAAAAACCTAGCAGTAAAAATTAATCTTAACAAATCCATTTCACCTCATACTTTTAGACATAGTTTTGCAACACATCTTCTAGAAAATGGCGCAGATTTACGCGCGATACAGCTTATGCTTGGTCATGAAAGCATAACAACTACCGAAATTTATACACATTTAGACCGAAGTCATTTAACACAAGTTATTAACAACTTTCACCCAAGAAAATAA
- a CDS encoding TonB-dependent receptor: MKKLKLTSCLLLILAPILLLAQNATINGVILDQYNQPIDAVNIKGENFGTQTNSNGFFSLKIPANTDVTIIFSHVSHKNIEATFNLKKGEILEFNPVMKVDAVQISTVVINSKKRKDVEGIVTIEPKVLLKIPGAQAGVENLLKTLPGVSSNNELSTQYSVRGGNYDENLVYVNGIEVYRPFLIRSGQQEGLSFVNSDLVSNIEFSAGGFQAKYGDKLSSVLDITYKKPTDFGVSANLSLLGGSLAVETASTDNKFSGIIGLRYRDNSLLVDAKETETNFNPTFADLQSYFSYRVSDKLELSFLGNASLNKYDYIPLTRQTNFGTLDNPLALIVQYQGQEKDNYITLFGALSAAYKVNQDLDLALVTSTYHTTEEEYFDILAQYALGEVNGNIGDENFGEVEFAEGIGSQLNHGRNDLDALISTIEAKGLYTKNEHEVRFSVKYTNEDIRDRLVEWEVIDSAGFSINPPSSDAFNEQPYHPYEGPLEAYQNVRARNNTTINRLQAYVQWSKRSTLGEHDVWYNAGVRSHSWTVNDQATSTSVSQSVFSPRAQFAIKPNWDKDMLFRISGGLYYQPPFYRELRDRNGNVQANVKAQKSFHLVIGNDYSFSLWDRPFKLTSEAYYKKLTDVNPYTLENVRIRYRANNNAEAFAYGLDLRLNGEFVPGTESWFSFGYLKTEENINNRGYIARPTDQRLKFAALFQDYVPNIPSMKMYLNLVYNTGLPGGSPSYADPYVYQNRLPDYKRADVGLQFVLVDKNKQFNSGWKKHFKDLSLGFEIFNVFNVQNSITNTWVRDVYSKRQYAIPNYLTPRVFNIRTTMRF, from the coding sequence TTGAAAAAACTAAAACTAACCTCTTGCCTACTTCTAATCTTAGCTCCAATACTATTATTAGCTCAAAACGCTACCATTAATGGTGTGATTTTAGACCAATACAATCAGCCAATTGATGCTGTAAATATTAAAGGCGAAAACTTTGGAACACAAACTAATTCTAACGGATTTTTCAGTTTAAAAATACCAGCGAATACAGATGTAACTATTATATTTTCTCACGTTTCGCATAAAAACATAGAAGCTACTTTTAATTTAAAAAAAGGAGAAATCTTAGAGTTTAATCCAGTAATGAAGGTAGATGCTGTACAAATTTCAACAGTAGTTATTAACAGTAAAAAAAGAAAAGATGTTGAAGGTATTGTAACTATAGAGCCTAAAGTATTATTAAAAATTCCTGGTGCTCAAGCTGGTGTAGAAAACCTTTTAAAAACCTTACCAGGCGTAAGTAGTAATAACGAATTAAGTACACAATACTCTGTAAGAGGCGGAAATTATGACGAAAACCTTGTTTACGTTAACGGTATAGAAGTGTATCGTCCATTTTTAATTAGATCTGGACAACAAGAAGGTTTAAGCTTTGTAAATTCTGATCTTGTTAGTAATATCGAATTTTCAGCTGGTGGATTTCAAGCAAAATATGGTGATAAATTATCATCTGTGTTAGATATCACTTATAAAAAACCTACCGATTTTGGTGTTTCGGCAAATCTTAGTTTACTTGGTGGAAGTCTTGCTGTAGAAACCGCTAGTACAGACAATAAATTTTCTGGAATTATCGGGCTTAGATATCGTGATAATAGCCTGTTAGTAGATGCTAAAGAAACCGAAACTAATTTTAATCCAACCTTTGCTGATTTACAAAGTTACTTTTCCTATCGAGTATCGGATAAATTAGAATTAAGCTTTTTGGGAAATGCTTCTTTAAACAAGTACGACTACATACCTTTAACAAGACAAACCAATTTTGGTACTTTAGATAATCCTCTTGCATTAATTGTTCAATATCAAGGACAAGAAAAAGACAACTACATAACCCTTTTTGGAGCTTTAAGTGCAGCTTATAAAGTAAATCAAGATCTAGATTTAGCTTTAGTAACCTCTACATATCATACCACAGAAGAAGAATATTTTGACATCTTAGCACAGTATGCTTTAGGTGAAGTAAATGGTAATATTGGTGACGAAAATTTTGGAGAAGTTGAATTTGCTGAAGGAATTGGAAGCCAATTAAACCATGGTCGTAACGATTTAGACGCATTAATTTCTACTATTGAAGCAAAAGGATTGTATACTAAAAACGAACATGAAGTTCGGTTTTCTGTTAAATACACCAACGAAGATATTAGAGACCGTTTAGTAGAATGGGAAGTTATAGATTCGGCAGGATTTTCTATAAATCCGCCAAGTTCAGACGCTTTTAACGAGCAACCTTATCATCCTTATGAAGGACCATTAGAAGCTTACCAAAATGTAAGAGCTAGAAACAATACAACAATAAATAGATTACAAGCTTACGTACAATGGAGCAAGAGAAGTACGCTTGGAGAACACGATGTTTGGTACAATGCAGGTGTAAGAAGTCATAGTTGGACAGTTAATGACCAAGCAACTTCTACAAGTGTTAGTCAAAGCGTGTTTTCACCAAGAGCTCAATTTGCAATAAAGCCTAATTGGGATAAAGATATGCTGTTTAGGATTAGTGGTGGATTATATTATCAGCCTCCTTTTTACAGAGAATTAAGAGATAGAAATGGTAATGTTCAAGCTAATGTTAAAGCGCAAAAATCTTTTCATTTAGTTATTGGTAACGACTACAGTTTTAGTTTATGGGATAGACCGTTTAAACTTACAAGTGAAGCATATTATAAAAAACTTACAGATGTAAATCCTTATACTTTAGAAAACGTAAGAATTAGATACAGAGCAAATAATAATGCCGAAGCGTTTGCCTACGGTTTAGATTTAAGACTTAATGGCGAGTTTGTTCCTGGTACAGAAAGTTGGTTTAGTTTTGGATATTTAAAAACCGAAGAAAACATAAATAACCGTGGTTATATTGCGCGTCCTACAGATCAACGTTTAAAATTTGCAGCATTATTTCAGGATTATGTGCCAAACATTCCAAGCATGAAAATGTATTTAAACTTGGTTTACAATACTGGTTTACCTGGTGGATCACCAAGTTATGCAGATCCTTATGTGTATCAAAACAGATTACCAGATTATAAACGTGCAGATGTTGGTTTACAGTTTGTTTTGGTAGATAAAAACAAGCAATTTAATTCTGGTTGGAAAAAACATTTTAAAGATTTATCTCTAGGATTTGAAATTTTTAACGTGTTTAATGTACAAAACTCTATTACAAATACCTGGGTAAGAGATGTGTATAGTAAAAGACAATACGCAATACCAAACTACTTAACACCAAGAGTTTTTAATATTAGAACAACAATGCGATTTTAG
- a CDS encoding cysteine desulfurase family protein → MKTVYFDNAATTKVLPQVVDEMAKVLNETFGNPSSTHSYGRNAKAIIEQARKSIAKQLNVSSSEIIFTSGGTEADNLVLQSAVRDLGVRTIITTKIEHHAVLNTVNYLQKTFEVKVIYLNLDENGQINYTQLSQLLESKSNVLVSLMHINNEIGTILDLKKVADLCQANYALFHSDTVQSIGHYNLDLQDIKVDFIAASAHKFHGPKGVGFAFVRKNSGLKSIIFGGEQERGYRAGTEAIHNIVALNKAFTLAYSNLEHDSDYITQLKTYFKEQLLINFPDVEFNGESGNLGSSTYTILNVRLPFPPEKTSMIQFQLDLKGIACSRGSACQSGSTKKSHVLSELLTNEELEKPSLRFSLSKFNTKAEVDYVIETLKSI, encoded by the coding sequence ATGAAAACTGTTTATTTTGATAATGCTGCTACAACCAAAGTGTTGCCTCAAGTCGTAGATGAAATGGCTAAAGTCTTAAATGAAACTTTTGGAAATCCATCTTCCACACATAGTTATGGTCGTAATGCTAAAGCTATTATAGAACAGGCAAGAAAATCAATAGCCAAACAATTAAATGTGTCTTCTTCCGAAATTATTTTTACTTCTGGCGGTACAGAAGCAGATAATCTAGTTTTACAAAGTGCAGTTAGAGATCTTGGTGTAAGGACCATTATTACTACAAAAATTGAGCATCACGCAGTTTTAAATACAGTAAATTATTTGCAGAAAACATTTGAAGTAAAAGTAATTTATTTGAATTTAGATGAAAATGGGCAAATTAATTATACACAGTTAAGCCAATTATTAGAAAGTAAAAGTAATGTTTTAGTAAGCTTAATGCATATTAATAATGAGATTGGTACTATTTTAGACTTAAAAAAAGTTGCAGATTTATGCCAAGCCAATTATGCTTTATTCCATAGTGATACCGTACAATCTATTGGACATTATAACTTAGATTTACAAGACATAAAAGTAGATTTTATTGCAGCTAGTGCGCATAAATTTCATGGACCAAAAGGTGTAGGATTTGCTTTTGTAAGAAAAAATTCTGGACTAAAATCTATAATTTTTGGTGGCGAACAAGAACGTGGTTATCGTGCCGGTACAGAAGCTATACATAACATTGTTGCTTTAAATAAAGCATTTACTTTAGCTTACAGTAATTTAGAACACGATAGTGACTACATAACACAACTAAAAACATATTTTAAAGAGCAATTACTTATAAATTTTCCTGATGTTGAATTTAATGGTGAAAGCGGAAACTTAGGATCAAGCACTTACACTATTTTAAATGTAAGGTTACCATTTCCTCCAGAAAAAACATCAATGATTCAGTTTCAGTTAGATTTAAAAGGCATCGCTTGTTCTAGAGGTAGTGCTTGCCAAAGTGGAAGCACAAAAAAAAGTCATGTATTATCAGAACTTTTAACTAATGAAGAATTAGAAAAACCTTCTTTACGATTTTCTTTAAGTAAATTTAATACAAAAGCAGAAGTTGATTACGTCATAGAAACTTTAAAATCTATCTAA
- a CDS encoding cell division protein ZapA, which yields MAETLKIKLSIANRVYPLTITPSQEEGLRLAAKKIEAMIKQFEQSYSVRDKQDVLAMCALQFASQVEQKALDKEYVSEHVEEKLSALNTLLDTHLSL from the coding sequence ATGGCAGAGACACTAAAAATAAAGTTATCTATAGCAAATAGAGTGTACCCATTAACTATTACACCTAGTCAAGAAGAAGGATTGCGTCTAGCAGCAAAGAAGATAGAGGCTATGATAAAACAGTTTGAGCAAAGCTATTCTGTTAGAGACAAACAAGATGTATTAGCCATGTGTGCATTACAATTTGCTAGTCAAGTAGAACAAAAAGCTTTAGATAAAGAATACGTATCAGAGCATGTAGAAGAAAAGTTAAGCGCTTTAAATACATTACTAGATACACATTTAAGTTTATAA
- the rny gene encoding ribonuclease Y, whose product MDNTILIIAGIAIGALIGFIIAKVLERNNASKLIKSAKKSAAAIVKEANAEGESIKKDKILQAKEKFLELKAEHEKVILSRDKKMSDAEKRIRDKESQLSSELSKNKKLNAQIEEKSADFDHRLEVLDKKQEELDRLHKSQVEQLEVISSLSADEAKAQLVESLKGEAKSDAMAYIQDKMEEAKLTAQQEAKKIIINTIQRIGTEEAVDNCVSVFNIESDDVKGRIIGREGRNIRAIEAATGVEIIVDDTPEAIILSCFDSVRREIARLSLHKLVTDGRIHPARIEEVVKKTQKQIEQEIIEVGKRTVIDLGIHGLHPELIKMVGRMKYRSSYGQNLLQHSREVAKLCGVMAAELGLNPKLAKRAGLLHDIGKVPDAEVDMETPHAILGMQWAEKYGEKPDVCNAIGAHHDEIEMKSLLSPIIQVCDAISGARPGARRQVLDSYIQRLKDLEEIAFGFSGVKKAYAIQAGRELRVIVESEKVSDQNAADLSFNISQKIQTDMTYPGQVKVTVIRETRAINIAK is encoded by the coding sequence ATGGATAATACAATTTTAATAATTGCAGGAATAGCTATTGGCGCATTAATAGGTTTTATTATTGCAAAAGTTTTAGAAAGAAACAACGCATCAAAACTTATTAAAAGTGCAAAAAAATCGGCAGCAGCTATAGTAAAAGAAGCAAATGCCGAAGGAGAAAGCATAAAAAAAGACAAAATATTACAGGCTAAAGAAAAGTTTTTAGAACTAAAAGCAGAGCATGAAAAAGTAATTTTGTCAAGAGACAAAAAAATGTCTGATGCAGAGAAAAGAATTAGAGATAAAGAGTCTCAACTATCTAGCGAGCTTTCTAAAAACAAAAAATTAAACGCTCAAATAGAAGAGAAATCTGCAGATTTTGATCATCGATTAGAAGTTTTAGACAAAAAACAAGAAGAATTAGACCGACTACACAAAAGTCAAGTAGAACAATTAGAAGTAATTTCTAGTTTATCTGCAGACGAAGCAAAAGCACAATTAGTAGAGTCTTTAAAAGGCGAAGCAAAAAGCGACGCTATGGCTTATATCCAAGATAAAATGGAAGAAGCTAAGTTAACAGCACAACAAGAGGCCAAAAAGATTATAATAAATACTATACAACGTATAGGAACAGAAGAAGCTGTAGATAACTGTGTATCTGTATTTAATATAGAAAGCGATGATGTAAAAGGACGCATTATTGGTCGTGAAGGTAGAAATATTAGAGCGATAGAAGCAGCTACAGGAGTAGAAATTATTGTAGACGATACACCAGAAGCAATCATTTTATCTTGTTTTGATTCGGTTAGAAGAGAAATCGCTAGATTATCTTTACATAAGTTAGTAACAGACGGACGTATACATCCTGCTAGAATTGAAGAAGTTGTAAAGAAAACACAAAAGCAGATAGAGCAGGAGATAATTGAAGTAGGTAAAAGAACCGTTATAGATTTAGGAATTCATGGATTACATCCAGAGTTAATAAAAATGGTAGGACGAATGAAATATCGTTCTTCTTACGGGCAAAACCTTTTACAACACTCTCGTGAAGTTGCAAAACTTTGTGGTGTTATGGCTGCAGAACTTGGATTAAACCCAAAATTAGCTAAAAGAGCTGGACTTTTACATGATATTGGTAAAGTGCCAGATGCAGAAGTAGATATGGAAACACCTCATGCTATTTTGGGTATGCAATGGGCAGAAAAATATGGAGAGAAACCAGATGTTTGTAATGCAATTGGAGCCCATCATGATGAAATAGAAATGAAGTCTTTACTTTCTCCAATAATTCAAGTATGTGATGCAATTTCTGGTGCAAGACCAGGCGCACGTAGACAAGTACTAGACAGTTACATCCAAAGATTAAAAGATTTAGAAGAAATTGCTTTTGGTTTTAGTGGTGTTAAAAAAGCTTACGCTATCCAAGCGGGAAGAGAATTACGTGTTATTGTAGAAAGTGAAAAAGTTAGCGATCAAAATGCTGCAGATCTTTCTTTTAATATATCACAGAAGATACAAACGGATATGACTTATCCTGGTCAAGTTAAAGTTACTGTAATTAGAGAAACAAGAGCGATAAATATTGCTAAATAA
- a CDS encoding M23 family metallopeptidase: MRYFSFILLLFSVFSQSQNIYPQDYFIQPLEDELILAGTFGELRSNHFHSGLDLKTKQREGLKVFAAASGYVSRIKIAHYGYGKALYITHPNGYTTVYAHLQRFSDKIEAFIKQKQYAEESFEVEVFPTNQNLIITKGEVIAYSGNTGSSGGPHLHFEIRDNQERPINPLLFGLKVRDTKKPIVKSIYAYPIGENSHVNKSSLKQKLRLIPLQNGNYKVEDINAFGKIGIAVNTIDRQDLAANKNGVYNISSTINGMQNFNINFKRFSFAETKHLNRLIDYAHYSEDKERLQKLFLDTNNPLSMYDNLVDDGYLIINDTISNVYKINIEDFEGNSTLIELNINGDSIEHIEKQEKFTSPYYINRDEALSFEKNKISVNFPKHTFYDNFYLDFEVTSDTVKVHENNKAANKYFTINYDVSNYTEDDLKQLYIARLVGWNNFPSYSTTKRKENTLYTTTKNLGTYCLARDTVAPTIIPVNFNDGKWMSKYRFLKLKIDDKETGISNYRATVNGKWILMEYDYKTKMLVHDFKDNIVKETNNNLKVIVTDNVGNSTIFEATFHRK; the protein is encoded by the coding sequence ATGCGATATTTTAGTTTTATTCTACTTTTATTTTCAGTTTTTAGTCAGTCTCAAAATATTTATCCTCAAGATTATTTCATTCAACCTTTAGAAGATGAATTAATTCTTGCTGGTACTTTTGGTGAGTTAAGAAGTAACCATTTTCATTCTGGATTAGACCTAAAAACCAAGCAACGCGAAGGTTTAAAAGTTTTTGCTGCTGCTAGCGGTTATGTAAGCAGGATTAAAATTGCGCATTATGGATACGGTAAAGCGTTATATATTACACATCCAAACGGTTACACTACAGTTTACGCGCATTTACAACGTTTTTCTGATAAAATTGAAGCATTTATCAAACAAAAACAATATGCTGAAGAAAGTTTTGAAGTTGAAGTTTTCCCAACCAATCAAAATCTTATTATTACAAAAGGTGAAGTTATTGCCTATTCCGGAAACACAGGAAGTTCTGGTGGACCACATTTACACTTCGAAATTAGAGATAATCAAGAACGACCAATAAATCCTTTACTTTTTGGATTAAAAGTAAGAGACACAAAAAAACCAATAGTTAAAAGTATTTATGCTTATCCAATTGGTGAAAATTCTCATGTTAATAAATCTAGTCTAAAACAAAAATTAAGATTAATTCCGTTACAAAACGGAAATTATAAAGTTGAAGATATAAATGCTTTTGGTAAAATTGGAATTGCAGTAAATACGATAGATAGACAAGATTTAGCAGCAAATAAAAATGGTGTTTATAATATTAGTTCGACTATTAACGGAATGCAAAATTTTAACATCAACTTTAAAAGATTTTCGTTTGCTGAAACTAAACATTTAAACAGATTAATAGATTACGCACATTATTCTGAAGACAAAGAACGACTTCAAAAGTTATTTTTAGACACCAATAATCCTCTAAGCATGTATGATAACCTTGTAGACGATGGTTATTTAATTATTAACGATACCATTTCTAATGTCTATAAAATTAATATTGAAGACTTTGAAGGCAACTCTACTCTTATCGAATTAAATATTAATGGTGATAGCATTGAACACATAGAAAAACAGGAAAAATTTACTTCACCTTACTATATTAATAGAGATGAAGCATTAAGTTTCGAGAAAAATAAAATTAGTGTTAACTTCCCAAAACATACCTTTTACGATAACTTTTATTTAGATTTTGAAGTTACATCAGACACTGTAAAAGTTCACGAAAACAATAAAGCTGCCAATAAATACTTCACCATTAATTATGATGTATCAAACTATACAGAAGACGATTTAAAACAGCTTTACATTGCTAGATTAGTTGGTTGGAACAATTTTCCTAGCTATTCTACAACAAAACGAAAAGAAAACACACTTTACACAACTACAAAAAACCTTGGTACGTATTGTTTGGCTAGAGATACAGTAGCTCCAACCATAATTCCTGTAAATTTTAACGATGGTAAATGGATGAGCAAATACCGATTTTTAAAATTAAAAATAGACGATAAAGAAACTGGCATTTCTAATTACAGAGCAACTGTAAATGGCAAATGGATTTTAATGGAATATGACTATAAAACAAAAATGCTTGTACACGATTTTAAAGATAATATCGTTAAAGAAACAAATAACAATTTAAAAGTTATTGTTACAGATAATGTTGGAAATAGTACTATTTTTGAAGCAACTTTCCATCGTAAATAA
- a CDS encoding sensor histidine kinase, with product MSELLKGILQDSETNHFEDVKWQLALEISKVGIWDFNAATNQVYFSRPSKAIIGFEDDDTFGQNINDWNDRVHPEDREKYFQDFKDHVNGLKPIYENKHRVLHKDGSYRWVLDRGRYIEKNKFGEATRVLGTHVDITDYANNEQKVKETLDLVSKKNIKLQNFAHIVTHNLKQHAGNFESLLEFYDEADSENEKLEMLNYMKTLSKSLSKTINNLSEIVSVQSKPDLDIEKTNLRSTIKSVLKDLEYLISEKEAVIDVYVKDSCHLTVNRSYLYSIFQNLITNGLKYKHPNRIPEILIASDCLPDRTVITIKDNGIGIDLNKFGKHMFELYKTFHNNPDAEGVGLYLVKNQIEAYGGTIEVESVVDEGTTFIITLPNKKIQY from the coding sequence ATGTCTGAGTTATTAAAGGGTATTCTGCAAGATTCCGAAACCAATCATTTTGAAGATGTAAAGTGGCAACTTGCTCTAGAAATTTCTAAAGTAGGTATTTGGGACTTTAACGCAGCAACCAATCAAGTTTACTTTTCTAGACCATCCAAAGCTATAATAGGCTTCGAAGATGACGATACTTTTGGCCAAAATATTAACGATTGGAATGATCGTGTACATCCAGAAGATAGAGAAAAATATTTCCAAGATTTTAAAGATCATGTTAATGGTTTAAAACCTATTTACGAAAACAAACATCGTGTACTACACAAAGATGGTAGTTATAGATGGGTTTTAGATAGAGGTAGATACATTGAAAAAAATAAATTTGGTGAAGCTACAAGAGTACTAGGTACACACGTAGATATAACAGATTATGCAAATAATGAACAAAAGGTAAAAGAAACCTTAGACCTTGTAAGTAAAAAGAACATAAAACTTCAAAATTTTGCTCACATTGTTACTCATAATCTAAAACAACATGCAGGAAATTTTGAAAGTTTATTAGAGTTTTATGATGAAGCTGATAGTGAAAATGAAAAGCTAGAAATGCTTAATTACATGAAAACGCTTTCAAAATCGTTATCAAAAACTATAAATAATCTAAGTGAAATAGTTTCGGTACAATCTAAGCCTGATCTAGATATTGAAAAAACAAACCTTAGATCAACTATAAAAAGCGTTTTAAAAGATTTAGAATATTTGATTTCTGAGAAAGAAGCTGTCATAGATGTGTATGTAAAAGATAGTTGTCATTTAACTGTAAATCGTTCTTATTTATATAGTATATTTCAGAATTTAATAACTAATGGATTAAAGTACAAACATCCAAATAGAATACCAGAAATCTTAATAGCTTCAGATTGTTTACCAGATAGAACTGTTATCACAATAAAAGATAATGGTATTGGTATAGATTTAAATAAGTTTGGCAAGCATATGTTTGAGCTATACAAAACGTTTCATAACAATCCAGATGCTGAAGGTGTTGGTTTATATCTTGTAAAAAACCAAATTGAAGCATATGGCGGTACTATAGAAGTAGAAAGCGTTGTTGATGAAGGAACAACTTTTATAATAACATTACCCAATAAAAAAATCCAGTACTAA